From Streptomyces sp. NBC_00775, one genomic window encodes:
- a CDS encoding Cgl0159 family (beta/alpha)8-fold protein yields the protein MSISIPDLVTVRARHPEAIAEAAARRVRRPLIGDSGRLMIVAADHPARGALGVGDHRLAMANRADLLERLCTALSRPGVDGVLATADILDDLLLLGVLENKVVMGSMNRGGLAGASFEMDDRFTGHRAEDIERLRFDAGKLLVRIDYDDPGSLETLETTARAVDDMAARRLPLFVEPFISRRVEGTVRNDLSAEAVTRSIAIASGLGGTSAYTWLKLPVTDDPDDMAEVLEASTLPAVLLGGEVGRDQEGAYERWRKALRLPTVQGMVVGRSLLYPAEGSVETAVDTAVGLL from the coding sequence TTGAGTATCAGCATCCCCGACCTCGTCACGGTGCGCGCCCGGCACCCGGAGGCCATCGCCGAAGCGGCCGCCCGCCGGGTCCGCCGCCCGCTGATCGGTGACAGCGGCCGCCTGATGATCGTGGCCGCGGACCACCCCGCGCGCGGCGCCCTCGGTGTCGGCGACCACCGCCTGGCCATGGCCAACCGCGCCGACCTCCTGGAACGCCTCTGCACCGCGCTGTCCAGGCCCGGAGTGGACGGGGTGCTCGCCACCGCCGACATCCTGGACGACCTGCTGCTCCTCGGCGTCCTGGAGAACAAGGTCGTGATGGGCTCCATGAACCGCGGGGGACTCGCCGGCGCCTCCTTCGAGATGGACGACCGCTTCACCGGCCACCGCGCCGAGGACATCGAGCGGCTCCGCTTCGACGCCGGAAAGCTGCTGGTGCGCATCGACTACGACGACCCCGGTTCGCTGGAGACTCTGGAGACCACCGCCCGCGCCGTCGACGACATGGCGGCACGCCGACTGCCGCTGTTCGTCGAGCCGTTCATATCCCGCCGGGTGGAGGGCACGGTCCGCAACGACCTGAGCGCCGAGGCCGTCACCCGGTCCATCGCCATCGCCTCCGGCCTGGGCGGCACCTCGGCCTACACCTGGCTCAAACTGCCGGTCACCGACGACCCCGACGACATGGCCGAGGTGCTGGAGGCCTCCACGCTGCCCGCCGTGCTGCTCGGCGGCGAGGTCGGCCGGGACCAGGAGGGCGCGTACGAGAGATGGCGCAAGGCCCTGCGGCTGCCCACCGTCCAGGGCATGGTCGTCGGCCGGTCGCTGCTGTATCCCGCCGAAGGCAGCGTGGAGACCGCGGTGGACACCGCGGTCGGCCTGCTCTGA
- the iolB gene encoding 5-deoxy-glucuronate isomerase has translation MTTTHHLPAGKATADAYTVDVTPESAGWGYSSLRVLELPPGGWHSFDTGDSEWIVLPLSGGCTVAVGGDTFRLTGRESVFSGVTDFAYVPRDAQVSIASRDGGRFALTGARCTRRLPARYGPASSVPVELRGTGNCSRQVNNFGAAGVFECDKLIAVEVITPGGNWSSFPPHKHDEHRPGEESELEEVYYFEFAAHEGTPGLGYQRVSPSGHGNGTDVLAEVRDGDVVLIPDGWHGPSMAVPGHDMYYLNVMAGPGTDRSWLICDHPDHAWIRGTWPEQPVDPRLPLYTAPERS, from the coding sequence ATGACCACCACGCACCACCTTCCCGCGGGCAAGGCCACCGCCGACGCCTACACCGTGGACGTCACCCCCGAGTCGGCCGGCTGGGGCTACTCCAGCCTGCGGGTGCTCGAACTGCCGCCCGGCGGCTGGCACAGCTTCGACACCGGCGACAGCGAGTGGATCGTGCTCCCGCTGTCCGGCGGCTGCACCGTCGCGGTCGGCGGCGACACGTTCCGGCTGACCGGCCGCGAGAGCGTCTTCAGCGGGGTCACCGACTTCGCGTACGTTCCCCGCGACGCCCAGGTCTCGATCGCCTCGCGCGACGGCGGGCGGTTCGCGCTCACCGGCGCACGCTGCACCCGGCGCCTGCCCGCCCGCTACGGACCCGCTTCCTCAGTGCCGGTCGAGCTGCGCGGCACCGGGAACTGCTCCCGTCAGGTCAACAACTTCGGCGCCGCCGGGGTTTTCGAGTGCGACAAGTTGATCGCCGTCGAGGTGATCACCCCCGGCGGCAACTGGTCCTCCTTCCCGCCGCACAAGCACGACGAGCACCGCCCCGGCGAGGAGTCCGAGCTCGAAGAGGTCTACTACTTCGAGTTCGCCGCCCATGAGGGCACGCCCGGCCTCGGCTACCAGCGGGTCTCGCCCTCGGGCCACGGCAACGGCACCGACGTGCTCGCCGAGGTGCGCGACGGCGATGTCGTCCTCATCCCGGACGGCTGGCACGGACCCTCCATGGCCGTGCCCGGACACGACATGTACTACCTGAACGTCATGGCGGGCCCCGGCACCGACCGCTCCTGGCTGATCTGCGACCACCCCGACCATGCCTGGATCCGGGGTACCTGGCCCGAGCAGCCGGTCGACCCCCGGCTGCCCCTGTACACCGCCCCCGAGAGGTCCTGA
- the iolD gene encoding 3D-(3,5/4)-trihydroxycyclohexane-1,2-dione acylhydrolase (decyclizing), which produces MSTTTRRLTTAQALVRFLSAQYSERDGVRHRLIAGTWGIFGHGNVAGIGQALLEAGEDSMPFHQGRNEQSMVHAAVGYARQLNRLSAQAVTTSIGPGATNLVTGAALATINRLPVLLLPGDYFATRPADPLLQQLEHPVEADVSVNDTLRPVSRYFDRITRPEMLIPSALNAMRVLADPADTGAVTLALPQDVQAEAYDWPEEFFAERVWRVRRPAPDPVELAEAVRAIRAARRPLIVAGGGVHHSEAEGALKALADATGIPVASTQAGKGSLRHDHPADLGGIGHTGTAVCDDIARTADLIIGVGTRYTDFTTASHTLFQKDGVRFVNLNITAFDAHKLAARTLVADARTGLEALTEGLSGHRVDAAYEAEYRAGKARWDDVVEAAYRAEDSAVPTQTQVLGALDAVVGDDDVVINAAGSLPGDLHKLWRARGPRQYHLEYGFSCMGYEIPAGIGVQQAAPGTPVWSLVGDGTYLMMPTEIVTAVQEGLPVNLVLIQNHGYASIGGLSEETGGERFGTAYRYRAADGTFSGAPLPVDLAANAASLGMDVLRAKTVRELRDALAEARASDRPTCVYVETDPTPTAPPAEAWWDVPVAEVASREAASTARERYDGQVAGRRRHL; this is translated from the coding sequence ATGAGCACCACCACCCGCCGCCTGACCACAGCACAGGCCCTGGTGCGCTTCCTGTCCGCGCAGTACAGCGAGCGCGACGGCGTACGCCACCGGCTGATCGCCGGCACCTGGGGCATCTTCGGCCACGGCAATGTGGCGGGCATCGGCCAGGCACTTCTGGAGGCCGGCGAGGACTCCATGCCGTTCCACCAGGGCCGCAACGAACAGTCCATGGTGCACGCGGCGGTCGGCTACGCCCGCCAGCTCAACCGCCTGTCCGCCCAGGCCGTCACCACCTCCATCGGCCCCGGCGCCACCAACCTCGTCACCGGCGCCGCCCTCGCGACCATCAACCGCCTCCCGGTGCTGCTCCTGCCCGGCGACTACTTCGCGACGCGGCCCGCCGACCCGCTGCTCCAGCAACTGGAACACCCCGTCGAGGCCGACGTCTCCGTCAACGACACGCTGCGGCCGGTCTCCCGCTACTTCGACCGGATCACCCGCCCGGAGATGCTCATCCCCTCCGCGCTGAACGCGATGCGCGTCCTGGCCGACCCCGCCGACACCGGCGCCGTCACCCTCGCCCTGCCACAGGACGTACAGGCGGAGGCGTACGACTGGCCGGAGGAGTTCTTCGCCGAGCGCGTCTGGCGGGTACGCCGCCCCGCCCCCGACCCGGTCGAACTCGCCGAAGCCGTACGGGCGATCCGCGCCGCCCGGCGCCCGCTGATCGTCGCCGGCGGGGGAGTCCACCACAGCGAGGCCGAGGGCGCGCTCAAGGCCCTGGCCGACGCCACCGGCATCCCCGTCGCCTCCACCCAGGCGGGCAAGGGTTCGCTGCGCCACGACCACCCCGCCGACCTCGGCGGCATCGGCCACACCGGCACCGCCGTCTGCGACGACATCGCCCGCACCGCCGACCTGATCATCGGCGTCGGCACCCGGTACACCGACTTCACCACCGCGTCCCACACGCTGTTCCAGAAGGACGGCGTACGGTTCGTCAACCTCAACATCACCGCCTTCGACGCCCACAAGCTCGCTGCCCGGACGCTGGTCGCGGACGCGCGGACGGGTCTGGAGGCGCTCACGGAGGGGCTGTCCGGCCACCGTGTCGACGCGGCGTACGAGGCCGAGTACCGCGCGGGCAAGGCACGTTGGGACGACGTCGTCGAGGCCGCCTACCGGGCGGAGGACTCCGCCGTGCCCACCCAGACACAGGTCCTCGGCGCGCTGGACGCCGTCGTCGGCGACGACGACGTGGTCATCAACGCGGCCGGCTCGCTCCCCGGCGACCTGCACAAGCTGTGGCGGGCGCGCGGCCCGCGCCAGTACCACCTGGAGTACGGCTTCTCCTGCATGGGCTACGAGATCCCGGCCGGCATCGGCGTCCAGCAGGCCGCCCCCGGCACGCCGGTCTGGTCGCTGGTCGGCGACGGCACCTATCTGATGATGCCGACCGAGATCGTCACCGCCGTCCAAGAAGGCCTGCCCGTCAACCTGGTCCTGATCCAGAACCACGGCTACGCCTCCATCGGCGGCCTCTCCGAGGAGACCGGCGGCGAGCGCTTCGGCACCGCCTACCGTTATCGCGCCGCCGACGGCACCTTCTCCGGAGCCCCGCTCCCGGTGGACCTGGCCGCCAACGCCGCGAGCCTCGGCATGGACGTCCTCCGCGCCAAGACCGTACGGGAACTGCGCGACGCGCTGGCCGAAGCGCGCGCCTCGGACCGGCCGACCTGCGTGTACGTCGAGACCGACCCGACGCCCACCGCACCGCCCGCCGAGGCCTGGTGGGACGTACCCGTCGCCGAAGTGGCCTCGCGCGAAGCCGCGTCGACCGCC